The window CGCTCGACCACGTTCAGGATGCGCGGGCCGCCCGGGTGCACCGCCCAGCCGTCCACCTCGGACAGCGTCGTGCCGTGCCGGGCCAGCAGCCCCTCGACCAGGCCCCGGACGTGCGTGGAGAGCACCTGCGGCACCTTCGGCGACAGCCCCATCCGGAAACCCGTGTCGGTGACGTCCCAGGTCATGTGGTCGGCCGTCGAGGTGTCCGTGACGGACGTGACCTCGCGCAGCGCGTACCCCCGGCCGCCGGGAACGACCACGGCGGCGACCGCGGCGTCCGAGAAGAGCGCGTGGGAGACGATCTGCTGGGTGTCCACCCGGGCGCTGGAGGGCTGGATGTGCAGGCTGGTCAGCTCCGCGCAGAGCAGCAGCGCGGGCCGGCCCCGGGCGGTGACGAAGTCGCTCGCCGCGCCCAGGCCCGGCAGCGCGGCGTAGCAGCCCATGTGCCCGACGAACAGGCGCTGCGTGTCCGGGGCCATGCCCAGGTCCCGGGCGAGCAGGATGTCCAGCCCCGGGGTGGCGTACCCGGTGCACGAACAGACGACGAAGAGCCCGACGTCGCCGGCGGAGAGGCCGGCGGCCGTCAGCGCCCGGCCCACCGCCTCCTTGCCCAGCGGCAGCGCCTCGACCAGGTAGCGGCGCATCCGCCGTTCCGTGGGCCAGTCGGATACGTCCTCCAGCAACGGGTTCACGGCAGCCTGCCGGTGGGTGACCCCCGAGTGCGCGAAGATCCGCTGCGCCAGCGCCCGCGTGCTGCCGGAGAAGTGCTTCGAGAAGAAGCCCTCCCACAGGTCGTCCTGCGCGGCCGACGGCGGGTGTGCCGTCCCCAGCCCCGCGATCACCGGTACGGCCACCATGCCCACCTCTCGTCCGGCCTTGCGCACCGGGCGGTCGAACCGCCCCTGGACGGGCCGTGCGCCCGCGCGTCCGCCGACCCGGCGGACCCCCCCACGCTCACCAACGAGGCACCGTTCCGTCGCGGTCCGGGTCACCGCCCAGCGCGGCGACGCCCAGCCAGTCCGCGCAGACGTCCGACGTCGCCGGGTGCAGCGAGCCGCAGCGGGCGTCCCGGTAGAGCCGCTCCAGCGGATGTCCCCGCCGGGTCGCGGACGTGCCGGCCGCCTCCAGCACGGACGCGGCCACGTCGGCGGCGGTGGTGCCGGCGAGCAGCTTCGCCCGCCAGACCCAGCGGTTGGTCTCCGCGTCGCCCGGCGCCTCGTCCACCCGGCGGGCCGCCTCCGCGACCACCAACTGGGCCGCCGCCACCGCCGCGTCGGCCCGGCCCAGGCGGGACCGGACCGCCGGCAGGCCGGCGAGGTTGCGGGCGTTCAGGTGCTCGGCCGCCGCGTCGAGGGCCGCCCGGGCCACCCCCACGTAGACGGCGGCGTAGCTGGCCACCAGCCAGTGCGGCATGAGCTGGGCGACCACCAGGGCCAGCCCCTCCACGCCGCCGAGCAGCCGGTCGGCCGGCACGGTCACGTCCAGGTGCAGGTCGTGCGAGGAGGTCGCGCGCATGCCGAGCGAGTCCCACGTGGGCTCGACGGTCAGCCCGTCGCCGGCCGGCACCAGGAACTGGGAGACCACCGACTGGTCGACGGCGCTGCGGGCGGCCACCAGGTAACCGTCCGCGTGCCCGGCCCCGGAACAGAACGTCTTGCTGCCCTTGAGGTGCCAACCGCCGTCGGCCGGCTCGTAGACGGTGCTGAGCTGGGAGAGCCGGGCACCGGCGCCGCGCTCGCTCATCGCCACGGCGTACCAGGAGCCCTGGGCGGCGGCGGTGAGCAGCCGGTCCCGGGCGGCCAGCGCCTCGGCCGGGACGCCGAGCGCCTCGGCCAGTTCCTCGGTCACCGCGCCGAGCGCGCCGGTGACCGAGGCGTGCATGTTGAAGACCAGGGCCGTCGCGCCGTTGCCCCGGGCCAGCTCGGTGGCGACCGCCGCGTACTCGGCGAAGGTGGCGCCCATCCCGCCGAGTGCGGTGGGAACCATCAGGCCGAAGAGCCCGGCCTCGCGCAGGTCACGGAAGTCCTCGACCGGGAACGAGCCGTCCCGGTCGTGCTCGGCCGCCCGGGCGGCCAGCCTCGGTGCCAGGCGGCGAGCCGCCTCCAACGCGTGCTGCGCCATACAGCCCCCTTCTCGGCCCTCTCCCTACCCAGGGACGGGCACCGCTATCCGCTCCGCGTACCACGCCCCTGGTAGAGCACGGCCGTCGACCAGGTCGGCACGATCCGCGGCGGCGGGCCGGCGACCGTCGCGTGCGGACGGTCGGCCGGGACCGCGTACGGGCGGCCGGTGGCGCGCATCCGGCGGACCAGCCAGCCGAGCAGGCCGGGCATCCCCGGCCGGATGCCCCGCAGGCGCAGGTCGACCCCGTGCCGGGCGCACTCCGCCACCAGCGCCCGGGAGTCCACGAACAACCGTGGATCGTGGATGCCCTTCGGCACCGTGGGCAGCCGCTCGGCGATCCGCACGGCCAGCAGGCGGCTCAGCGCCGTGTCGTTCAGCGTGTCCAGGACGAGCAGGCCGCCGGGCCGCAGCAGGCGGCACGCCTCGGCCACCGCGCGCCGCCAGTCCGGCACGTGCTCCAGCAACTCGCCCGCCGCGACCACGTCGGCGCAGTCATCGGCCAGCGGTACGGCGGTCACGTCGCCGTTGACCACGGTCACCCCGTGCGCGGCGGCCTGCGCCAGGGCCGACCGGGTGAGGTCGACGCCCACGTGCCGGTAGCCCTTGCCGGCCAGGTGCGGGGCGAGCAACCCGGCGCCGCAGCCGAGGTCGACGAGGAGGGCGCCGGGGCGGGACGCCGGCGGCACGAGCGCCGCGCGGGCCTCGGCCAGCCAGTGCAGCATCGCGAACGCGCCGTCCGGCCGCCACCACTCGCCGGCCAGGTCGTCGTACTGGCGCGGATCGTTGCGTGGCAGGGTGCGGCCCGCGTCTGGCATGGACCGAGCGTGGCACGACTGCCCGGTAACGACCAGACTTTCCTCATGTCGCCAACGGTGCTAGGGCTGGTCAGGGCGAGTCACCCGGAGCCGGCCGCCGCGGTCACCACGGTGGCCGGGCTGCTCGCGTGGGGCGTCGGGCACCGGCCGGGCGGGATCCTCGCCGTGGTGCTCACCGTGGCGGCCAGCCAGCTCGCCGTCGGCTGGGCCAACGACGCGCTCGACGCCGACCGGGACGCCACGGTGGGGCGTACCGACAAGCCGGTCGC is drawn from Micromonospora sp. NBC_01740 and contains these coding sequences:
- a CDS encoding type III polyketide synthase, which produces MGMVAVPVIAGLGTAHPPSAAQDDLWEGFFSKHFSGSTRALAQRIFAHSGVTHRQAAVNPLLEDVSDWPTERRMRRYLVEALPLGKEAVGRALTAAGLSAGDVGLFVVCSCTGYATPGLDILLARDLGMAPDTQRLFVGHMGCYAALPGLGAASDFVTARGRPALLLCAELTSLHIQPSSARVDTQQIVSHALFSDAAVAAVVVPGGRGYALREVTSVTDTSTADHMTWDVTDTGFRMGLSPKVPQVLSTHVRGLVEGLLARHGTTLSEVDGWAVHPGGPRILNVVEREMALPPEGLAASRATLDEHGNCSSPTVLLILDRLRRAASPPRRVVMLAFGPGLTLFAALLERTGVSGSPGTVTL
- a CDS encoding acyl-CoA dehydrogenase family protein, which encodes MAQHALEAARRLAPRLAARAAEHDRDGSFPVEDFRDLREAGLFGLMVPTALGGMGATFAEYAAVATELARGNGATALVFNMHASVTGALGAVTEELAEALGVPAEALAARDRLLTAAAQGSWYAVAMSERGAGARLSQLSTVYEPADGGWHLKGSKTFCSGAGHADGYLVAARSAVDQSVVSQFLVPAGDGLTVEPTWDSLGMRATSSHDLHLDVTVPADRLLGGVEGLALVVAQLMPHWLVASYAAVYVGVARAALDAAAEHLNARNLAGLPAVRSRLGRADAAVAAAQLVVAEAARRVDEAPGDAETNRWVWRAKLLAGTTAADVAASVLEAAGTSATRRGHPLERLYRDARCGSLHPATSDVCADWLGVAALGGDPDRDGTVPRW
- a CDS encoding methyltransferase domain-containing protein, with protein sequence MPDAGRTLPRNDPRQYDDLAGEWWRPDGAFAMLHWLAEARAALVPPASRPGALLVDLGCGAGLLAPHLAGKGYRHVGVDLTRSALAQAAAHGVTVVNGDVTAVPLADDCADVVAAGELLEHVPDWRRAVAEACRLLRPGGLLVLDTLNDTALSRLLAVRIAERLPTVPKGIHDPRLFVDSRALVAECARHGVDLRLRGIRPGMPGLLGWLVRRMRATGRPYAVPADRPHATVAGPPPRIVPTWSTAVLYQGRGTRSG